From the genome of Falco biarmicus isolate bFalBia1 chromosome 2, bFalBia1.pri, whole genome shotgun sequence:
TGGAAATGTAATGTTGTGGCCTCACATTCCCAGGAGGTCAGCAGAAATGCTAGCCTGAAGTATCCTTGCTAATACCACCTGCGGTTTGCTCTCTCCTCTGCATTGTGGTAGGAAATCTCCTTGTTTGTGCTGAAACAACTGGATGTGTGACCACACTAAGTGCATAAAGGGGCTGacccagtttaaaaaaacccaacaaaccaaaacaaaaaaccctgtaaGATATCTTTCACCACTGTAACCCCTGCTGTATCAAGTTTACTGGTCCAGTTTGTAATATGCCAGCCCCACATGCAGGGTTGTTGGCAGTGGCAGAGGCACAGTGCAGGAatgagggacagggcagagaaCTCCTTACTTCGGTGTTAttgctgatttctttttgaTGTGAAAACACAGCCTTAGTTACAGCTTCAGTCTAAACTTTGCACTCAGCTTTGATGTACTTCAGCAGCTTGCAGAAAGGTAATAGCATATGGTGACTGTGGTTTTGGTCCCTCCTGATGGTCAGGTGTAAGCAGGCAGTGTGTTATCAGATCTGTGTAAGCTGTGTGTACTGTTAGGATGCGATGTGATGAGATGGTGGCTCCTGAGGCATGGGCTGTTAATGAAAGCTAAGCCTGCTCCCACTCCCATTCCCCTTTTCTGATCACAGCTGGCTGGTACAAGTGGCTCTTAAGTCCCACCAGTAAGAGGTCATTGAAATAAATGGggttagaaagaaaactccagaaGAAGGGGCTTAATTTTAATCCAGATCAGGTAAGTGATCTATCACTAAGTAGTACACTGAGTTGCACTGCAGTGCAGCAACCAAGACTGATGATGACTATAGTGCAGGGAGGCTTATGATGGGGGAGGACCAGACTTTCTTCAGCCAGCTTTGCCATCGATGCCCGTACCACTTGATTAAGCAAGTGAGTTCATGTAATGGCATAGTGTGCATAACGGTCTAGCAAAGTGTTAGTGTATTTTCCTTGGAACACGACCTCCCTCAGTGAgactttctttcattttggaCCATGCATCCCTCCACTGATGCACAAGCTGTCCAAAATCCCCAGGTATTAGTAGAGCACAGATTGCCAAGCCTAGGTCTGACATTCCCTGCCCACCTCCTTTGTGTACATGTCTATGGTTATCCTAAAAGCATATATTTAATTATCTGTGCCATCCATCCCCCTTCTTGGAAAATGCAAACCTCTCACGCCTTGACATGCAGAACACCTTCAAGCCACCTCAGTGTACATGCAGCATCCATAGCAGAGGTACAAAAGTCATTCTTATTTATGTCTGACCCTGGGCAACAAGTGATGTAGCCCACTGACTCTGTGCCCATTCATACCAGCTGAGGAAAAGGTTCCCCTCCGACCCACTGGTGTGATGCTGTCCCCTACTCCCCCATGATGATATCCACAGAGCACCATCCCTTCCGGGCTGTGGATAGAGGGCTGTTCAGCTGAGAGTTTTGTCCTCCCTGCCCAGTCCCTCTGGGGACAGGCTTGCTCACAGTCTCACTGCATAAGGACTTTCAATGGCAAAAGAGAAGACAGCTAATACTGTCCCCACTGTGCGTACAGCCAGAcatgtgttttgcatttgctgtcTTAATGCTATGCTCAGTATagcagaagcaggcaggcaCATGATCTCCCTGAAGGCAGGATCCAGTGTTACTGTAGAAACTGGCCACCAGCTTCTTTTGTAGCTAGCAGCTGTCATGGTGTGGTTACAGCCAAAGCATGTCACTCCTGCAGTGTCTGCAGGCTCTGGagtttgtttctgcttctgaatcCTCTGTGCTACAGCTTGGAGATTAATTCTGCAGCTTCTATCAAAATGTGTTAAGGTATTTCTGAATTGTATCTAATTTTAGAACCATTCTTGATTAATATTCGATGTTCTTTCCaggtttcattttccttcaccAATACTTCAAGACACAGAAGAGCTGGTAAAGGCATTGCCATGAAACCTAACTTGAAGCAATGGAAACAACTCATGCTGTTTGGGATCTTTGCATGGGGTCTCCTTTTTCTGGTGATATTCATCTATTTTACAGATAGCAACACTGCTGAACCAGTTCCGAGTTCCTTTTCTTACATTGAAACTAAGAGGCTTCTGCCCCTTCAGGGCAAGCAGAGAGTCATCATGGGAGCCATTCATGATCCATCATTCTCTGAAAACATTGATGGGAATGAGGTACTTCTTAATGAAGATCTCTTAGGTACTTTTAAATCGGGGACTGGAAGTATTAAGAAATGGACCGACTTGGAAGATGCCTTTAGAAATGAAGATGAGTTTTTTCCATCCCAGataggaagaaaatcaaaaagTGCTTTCTACCAAGTGAATGacaattatttatttgctgctgGTCAGCCTCGGTCACACAACCACCTTCAAGAGATAGCAAAATTAATCTCAGCTGATGAGGATAATccaaaagtaaatattttacagaacaaCTGGAGCCATCAGAGAAGAATGAGGAGAAGGAGCACAAAGCGCAGGAGAAGCCAGATGCTTGATGAATCTGATGACTGGGATGGGCTATATTCCACAATGTCAAAATCCTTTCTTTACAAGCTTTGGAAAGGGGATGTCTCTTCCAAGATGCTAAACCCTCGACTGCAGAAAGCAATGAAAGATTATTTGAGCACCAATAAGCATGGGGTGCGGTTCAAGGGGAAACGAAACTCTAAGTTGACAGGAGACCAGCTATTCTGTGAGCTAAAAGAAAGGGTGAATGTGAAAACAATAGATGGCAAGGAGGCTCCCTTCTCCACACTTGGATGGGAAAAGCACGTTCCCCAAATTCCACTGGGCAAATTATATACACATGGCTTTGGGAGCTGTGCCGTAGTTATGTCTGCTGGTGCAATACTGAACTCCTCTCTAGGGGATGAAATAGGTGGGTGAAATGCATCTATTCATGTGCATATgtatgtacatgtgtgtgtgtatgtttgtctTTCAAAGGGTTCATTCTTCTCAGGCATAGGTCTGTAAAGTCTGGTTCTTCTCTCTCACCAGCATTATATGAATATGAGCTTGTGGACTTCAGTGAAGCTATTCCCTTTCGTGACAATATAACTGAAAGGAGAATCAGGCCTGAAGTCATAATTTGATTTAAAGGAAACAAGGATGCCAACTTATCATATTACAGTTTGTAGCATAAAGGAAACACTGGTTTCATCAGATCTGCCATATTTGACATTTTGCTGCAGTATGTATTTCTTCAGCAGGTTAAGAGCCATGTTCAGGTTTTATTCTGCAAAGCTGTGTTACACCTGTCTGTGTTTTGTGGTGGCTCCTAGAGAAACTGTTTGTTATATTGCTGTCCCAGAATGAACTTTGTCTCCCTgccaagaagcagcagagcatcCTCTTCACCTCTTGCATGTTTATTGTTCACAGACGTAGAATTCAGACCCTTGAGTAGTTTCATACGCTGATGTCAAGTCCCCTGACCTCTTTTCCAAGAGTGAATTTAAATGATTTCAAGTATCTCTGCCCATTGTTTTTCCATGGCTGCACTGAGTCAGTGAGGTTACAAGTGTCACACAGAATTCCCTACTTcaaggtgggatttttttggtagCTATTCAGAAAAGGATTGTGGAGCCATAAAACTAATCCAGGTCagtcttattttcagttttcaagaaCGAGTGCTGCTACTCATGTTAACATCTCAGTAGTTTTTCGTTTTAGTAGTACACGTGCAGTATGCTAAAAGCACTAAAAGAAGGATGAAATGTATGTCTCAGACTTGCTTCTGGAGCAAGAAGAGATATCTCCTTCCGTTCTCTACAAAAACCTTTTGATGTTCACTCATTAATCCTCCTACCTTCCAGGACTTCACATCCCAGTACTTGCTTCATGGCACTGTATCATCTCTTTGACACAGATGGGTTTCCTTTAAATCTCTGGAATGTATTAGAGCTGCTATCATTATCAAACTAATAAGCTTCCAGCAGAGCATGGGTGCCTGGCCAGCCTGCAGCTAAAATCACACCAGGGCAGGCCCCAATTTCACAGGGAGCCTCACCGGTTCAGAAACCTTTGGGGTTAAAAAGCTTAACagttccttccttctccagtgTGTTATCTTGATTGAAACAAAATCTTCTGTCAGTGTTCCCCAGTACACCCGGTTTACACCAGTATGGATTAGTGCTGTACTGGGGAATCCATAGCACATTGTGACATATTTGCATAATTACATGTTACAGCATGTGCCATGGCATATTTGCATATGCGGGTGCAGCCGGGGTGTGGGTGTTGGTGCTTGGCGTGGTACCTGGAGCCTGTGTGCTCCTGTGTATACACAGTTTCTCAGGAGCACTCTGGGCACAGAAAGCTTATGCTGTTCTCTGAGGAAGAGCTTTTGATTTAATTGGGAAATTGTCATCTGATGCTGCCTGAAGGGAAGAGATGGTGTTTAGTAAGGCCTACAAAGAAGTTTCAGGTTTCTTCCTACCTGTTGTACAGGATGGTGCGTGAGGCAGCAGGAGTCACAggctgggcctgtttagcctggagaagggaagaccGAGGGGGGATCTGACCAGTGCGGACAAATACCATAAGGGCGAGTGCcaagaggacagagccaggcttttttcagtggtgcccggtgacaggacaaggggcaacacaaactgcaacacagaaagTTCCACCTGAACGTGAGGAAGAACTcctttaccttgagggtgacggagccctgggacaggctgcccagaggggctgtgcagtctccttctctggggacattcaaaacccgcctggacacgactctgtgcaacctgctgtgggtgaccctgctgtagcaggggcttggactgGGTGATCTCTggaggtgccttccaaccctgaccttCCTGCGATTCTGTCACAGAAGGTTTTTTCTAAGTGTTTTCCAGGACACTGACAGGTACTTGTGACTGAGCAGAGAATTTGGCCCACAACTGGGGGCTAGGAGGGGCGCCATCTGGTTGCTTACAGCCATCCCAGCATGGCCTGGTGCAAACGTACGGATCTTAGTGGTCAGTGCGGCTCCTGGGAAGTGCTGATATACTGGAGACGTTGTGCCAGTGTTTCCCcacttaaaatggaaaatggaagtTCCAGCATCTGTTTGTATTATTATTCTCATGGGGAGGAAGTTACGCTTCCCCTGCAGAGTTCAGACAGTACGTGTTTACAGCTGAGCTCTTGGCTGTGCCTTTCCACTCCTCCCTTCTAGTCCttgaaaaagggagaagagtctgaccaggaaaagaaagatcagACTGTACAAAGTGCTCTTTTCCCCTTGTGCATGCACAGCTGTAGAAGAAGACTCTCCTCTCCCCGAGCTGGCACCAGGGCTACCAGCTCTTGGTTGAAAATGCAAGTCAACCTGCCAGTTCGGAGGTAACCACAGGCAGCTGTGGTGTGTCCGCAGAGGCACAGCAAAGTCAGCATCATGAGGcggtggggaaaaaacaccccatgTGTGAGTTCTGAGTTTTGAGCCATGGGCTGTACAGCCTTGGTTGGTGAAGTTGCTGCAGGCAAAAGGCTTTTAGTATTTATcctcccaaaagaaaaaaacaggcctaagaaggcaggagcagaggacCTTTCTCTTCATAGGCCTTTAGCTCCCTCTTCTGTGTTCCTATcagaaacacaggcagaaatattaatttttgttctgccttttgcCCTCCCCCCATTGTTCTTGAATTAAATTAGCTATGGAAATACCACATGGGTACAGCAAACACTCCCGTTGTGGTCATACTGTTTAATGGGAGACCCAATTATTTTGGCATCATCAGAAAGTAACAGGGATCTGTGATGAAACCCCAGACTTCTTATGGTTTTAAAGTGGATATCTCCAAATACTTAATAAGATTTAAATTAGTTGACTTAAAACCAGCTATTATCAGTGTTCAGCTGCATCCTGGTCATGTGTTTTATGGTGACAGAGAGGTTTTATATCTTGATATGAAGAACCAGCACGGGTAACGTTGGAAATACAGCACACTGTCTTTCAATTAGGTTGTGAACCATACAGTTCCCATTGCCTGACCCAATTCCCAGTTCTCAGACAACAGATTGACAAAAACTTGTCAAATACAGGTCCAAATTTATGTCCTTAAATTCATAAGCAGGTTTCAAGTATAAAGgacctttgtttttcttttccttctccaaaaaTGTGGAGTACCAGCAGCTTCTATTGACTTCATGTTCTCTAGTTCCTACACAATTAAGAAGCTTATGTTTAGGCAGGTGAAGGCTAGGTGTTGAGGCTAGGGTTGTCCCTGCACAGGGACATAGAAAAAGTCTCCACTTCTTAGCTTCTGAAGAGTTGGGCTTGGTGGAGATATGGCAGAAATCTCTCTTTTCAGACACAGCATGTTCAAGCAAGCAAGTATCGTTGAGGCTGGACCGCTGGCTTTATGTCACACTATGTTTTGTTGTCTGGAGTACAAGAAATGTGGACTAAAGGTACGAAAGGATGGAAAATCCCAGTCTGATAGGAGCAGATCTGAACTCCATTGAAGCATGGTGGTTATCTATGGAAACTTCTGCCTCCTCCATCTTTCAGCTACATACAAACACTTTTGAAGTGATCAGGGAAAACCATCTGTATAAACTACCTATAGGTTAAGGCATTACATGCCTGTTTTGGCCTGAATCATATTCTCTGCTTCCATTGATAGAAGGGATAAAAGTAGACCAGGGCCTATTGACAGGGACAGTGCCTTTTGGGCTTTGAGATCCCCTTAAGAGAAGAACTGAAGGGTGATTATCTTTTATCCAGTGGAGGCTTGCCCATAGTGCCACCCTTGACTCGTACTTGACCTATAGCTGCTTTCTATTCTGCATGACTTGGAGGTCAACAGCTCGGGGGGGAGACTTTGACAGTTCAGCTCTGCTAGATCTTTGCTACCAAGGGAGATCCTCTGGTTTCTGTGTGTGCACAAGTTTGTGGACTGACTTCCCTACAGAGACTCATTAAGACTTGTACTGACACTGAGAGTAAGTACACTGTATGATTAATAGGTTTAGGGTAGTCTGAGATTTTCAAGTATTATAAAAGCCTGTGAACCACAAGCTTAGAGTTAAGTTGTTATTTGTTCAAATGTGCAATTAGATATCCTTGCAATTAACATGCTTTTTCATGGAGTAATTCTGTGTAGATTTTGCAATACAAATAGCGAGCAATTATGTGTACTAATAACTTTCCCATACTAACTTTATTCaattaagagaaatatttaagtATTGCAAGCTAAATTAATGAATGGATGATTCTGAACTTTTTTCCAGTGGATTTTGATAATGTTAATAACGTATGTAAGATGCAAGAGGATTTTTGTTTGCACATAGTAGAACATTTATCATTCTTAGAATATCAAGATTAGGAATGTGTAAGTTTTACATTCGTTTagataatttgttttattttactgttttatgttactaagaaaaacaaattactcCTTCATTTATGCACCTAGATTCTCATGATGCCGTTCTAAGATTTAATTCTGCTCCAACACGTGGCTATGAAAAAGATGTTGGAAATAAAACAACCATGCGGATCATTAACTCTCAGGTAGGATCTTCCTTTTGTGAATTCAAATCAATGTCATTTCTGTACAGTAAATTAATAACTTCTGAGAAAGTGTTGAGTAATCTAGGAAACAGCTAGTGATTTAAGAGTCATGACGTAGAGCAGGTAAAAGCTCTCCCTTACAGGAATGTTCACACTGCTGTCAGTGTGGAGTGATTGCAGTAGTTACTTGATATCCTTGCTTCAGAAGAATTGGTCTGTAAAGTTTCT
Proteins encoded in this window:
- the ST6GAL2 gene encoding beta-galactoside alpha-2,6-sialyltransferase 2 is translated as MKPNLKQWKQLMLFGIFAWGLLFLVIFIYFTDSNTAEPVPSSFSYIETKRLLPLQGKQRVIMGAIHDPSFSENIDGNEVLLNEDLLGTFKSGTGSIKKWTDLEDAFRNEDEFFPSQIGRKSKSAFYQVNDNYLFAAGQPRSHNHLQEIAKLISADEDNPKVNILQNNWSHQRRMRRRSTKRRRSQMLDESDDWDGLYSTMSKSFLYKLWKGDVSSKMLNPRLQKAMKDYLSTNKHGVRFKGKRNSKLTGDQLFCELKERVNVKTIDGKEAPFSTLGWEKHVPQIPLGKLYTHGFGSCAVVMSAGAILNSSLGDEIDSHDAVLRFNSAPTRGYEKDVGNKTTMRIINSQILTNPNHHFVDSSLYKDVILVAWDPAPYSANLNVWYKKPDYNLFTPYVQHRRKHPNQPFYILHPKFIWQLWDIIQENTKEKIQPNPPSSGFIGILIMMSMCNEVHVYEYIPSVRQTDLCHYHELYYDAACTLGAYHPLLYEKLLVQRMNKGLQDDLYRKGKVILPGFKAVKCPERNNFPHL